From one Bacteriovorax sp. BAL6_X genomic stretch:
- a CDS encoding Na+/H+ antiporter NhaC family protein: MSHIKQKISLLPLLLFVIIYLGAGIYFQIKGVKHAFYQVPAPIAILPAIFLAFFVTKDTINNNVSKFVKGIGHPDIITMCLIYLLAGAFSTIATETGGVDAIVNLGLSIIPNSLILPGVFVISALVSTAMGTSMGTIGAIGPIALTMATKTDINLGVLAGAVMSGAMFGDNLSIISDTTIAATRTQGCNMRDKFQENFKIASFAALIAIVIYFFLISAPNVAVEKPTNLYLGLPYFFILLLAILGVNVFVVLSGGIILAGTVALFNGFDFSSIIGLTYRGFSNMQEIFLLSLLIGGLSEFIRSEGGLDYISHKIQRLISKLAHLNKNAADQIGIGLLSALTNICVANNTVSIIIVGPIAKKLALQGKISPKRSASLIDIFSCVVQGLLPYGAQALLLGVTFKISPWEVVTNSYYCMILPFIALGFIFTRR; encoded by the coding sequence ATGTCTCATATAAAGCAAAAGATTTCACTTTTACCGCTATTATTATTTGTCATTATCTACTTAGGCGCTGGGATATATTTTCAAATAAAAGGTGTGAAACATGCCTTCTATCAGGTACCAGCTCCTATTGCGATCTTACCTGCAATCTTTCTTGCCTTCTTTGTTACAAAAGATACTATAAATAATAATGTTTCTAAATTTGTAAAAGGAATTGGACACCCTGATATTATAACAATGTGTCTCATCTATCTACTTGCTGGTGCATTCTCAACGATTGCTACAGAGACTGGTGGAGTTGATGCCATTGTTAACCTTGGACTATCAATCATACCAAACTCTCTCATTCTTCCAGGGGTCTTTGTTATCTCGGCCCTTGTCTCAACGGCGATGGGAACATCAATGGGAACTATTGGAGCGATCGGGCCAATCGCACTAACAATGGCAACCAAAACTGATATTAACTTAGGTGTCCTAGCAGGTGCAGTAATGTCTGGAGCAATGTTTGGTGATAACCTATCAATTATCTCTGATACAACTATTGCTGCTACAAGAACGCAGGGTTGTAATATGCGTGACAAGTTTCAGGAAAACTTTAAAATAGCATCATTTGCGGCCCTTATCGCTATAGTTATTTACTTCTTTCTTATATCAGCACCAAATGTTGCAGTAGAAAAACCAACCAACTTATATTTAGGGCTTCCATACTTTTTCATTCTCTTACTTGCGATCTTAGGAGTGAATGTCTTTGTTGTCTTATCTGGAGGAATCATCCTCGCTGGAACAGTTGCTCTATTTAATGGATTTGATTTCTCATCAATTATAGGACTGACTTACCGAGGCTTTAGCAATATGCAAGAGATCTTTCTACTCTCTCTTCTAATTGGCGGGTTAAGTGAGTTCATAAGATCAGAAGGTGGACTAGACTATATCTCTCATAAGATTCAAAGACTTATTTCAAAGCTAGCACACTTAAATAAGAATGCAGCCGATCAAATTGGTATTGGACTCTTATCAGCACTCACAAATATATGTGTTGCAAATAATACGGTTTCTATTATTATCGTTGGCCCTATTGCAAAAAAACTTGCTTTACAGGGAAAAATTTCACCTAAGAGAAGTGCTTCTCTCATTGATATTTTTAGCTGTGTGGTTCAAGGCCTACTTCCTTATGGTGCCCAGGCATTACTTCTAGGAGTAACATTTAAGATCTCACCTTGGGAAGTTGTCACAAACTCATACTATTGTATGATTCTGCCGTTTATCGCGCTAGGCTTCATCTTTACAAGACGTTAG
- a CDS encoding CBS domain-containing protein has translation MEITKIMTKKPITITEEKTIRDAAKLMCDNRVSALPVLNRDGDVVGIITESDFVGKEVEIPHAMAKLKQAFGHNLNFTQLEKTYERIKEVRVGEVMSRNVKSLTEETDLEGYIQFMIEKHIKRVPVIKDNKLVGIVTRKDIIKSFL, from the coding sequence ATGGAAATCACAAAGATAATGACTAAGAAACCTATTACGATTACAGAAGAAAAGACAATTAGAGATGCTGCAAAGCTTATGTGTGATAATCGAGTTAGTGCTTTACCAGTTCTAAATAGAGATGGTGATGTCGTGGGAATTATTACAGAGTCAGACTTTGTTGGTAAAGAAGTTGAAATCCCTCACGCAATGGCAAAACTAAAACAAGCATTTGGACACAATTTAAATTTTACTCAACTTGAAAAAACATATGAGCGAATTAAAGAAGTAAGAGTTGGAGAGGTCATGTCAAGAAATGTGAAGTCACTCACAGAAGAGACTGATCTTGAAGGTTATATCCAATTTATGATTGAAAAACATATCAAACGTGTGCCTGTGATCAAAGATAATAAGCTAGTTGGTATCGTCACTCGAAAAGATATCATCAAGTCATTTCTCTAG